A genome region from Cucumis sativus cultivar 9930 chromosome 4, Cucumber_9930_V3, whole genome shotgun sequence includes the following:
- the LOC101213298 gene encoding 30S ribosomal protein S20, chloroplastic, whose product MAAAAITCFSLSSKFGNLSLNGFSSSIPAAPSSSTLRSLSFSSNISLSAFSNGCLSMRKTERLHRYSVVCEAAPKSKVDSAAKRARQAEKRRIYNKARKSEIKTRMKKVLEALDGLKKKAEAQSEEVLPIETLIAEAYSVIDKAVRAGTLHRNTAARRKSRLARRKKAVEIHHGWYTPDSPAAA is encoded by the exons ATGGCGGCAGCTGCAATTACTtgcttctctctttcttctaagTTCGGAAATCTTTCCCTTAATGGGTTTTCCTCCTCTATTCCCGCTGCCCCATCTTCTTCCACCCTCAGGTCTCTCAGTTTCTCCTCCAACATTTCACTTTCCGCCTTCTCCAATG GGTGTCTGTCGATGAGGAAAACTGAGAGGCTGCATCGTTACTCTGTGGTTTGCGAGGCAGCTCCGAAGTCCAAAGTTGATTCTGCTGCCAAGAGGGCTCGGCAGGCTGAGAAAAGACGTATTTACAATAAAGCCCGAAAATCTGAAATTAAAACCAGGATGAAGAAG GTTCTGGAAGCTTTAGATGGTCTCAAGAAGAAAGCTGAAGCACAATCAGAGGAAGTCCTTCCAATTGAGACGCTCATTGCAGAAGCATACTCAGTGATCGACAAAGCCGTGAGAGCGGGCACATTGCACCGAAACACTGCCGCACGACGAAAATCTCGGCTCGccagaagaaagaaagctgtAGAAATCCACCATGGGTGGTACACCCCGGATTCACCAGCGGCTGCCTGA
- the LOC101212652 gene encoding mediator-associated protein 2 translates to MSSEVDALKNVEGYKPPAEFEEDKREFLTDISLTDSEELWLIQWPANQAPDFDGQEFSLQLHPDGHMGSFQGSSGKSYDVISCVAQEPEASVFLPSSSDTRLVGKISRRISLVHYPEPEELEKATIPLKSLYQKSSGISLTNSRQTTTSRGPHSSSRRTTSSRSSKPRSSVSEFTEPSKTSSVKQELESTESRDHKRKDSSKRKRLHEPSRSIDHSTRDSGHGNSAVTSSGSAERSSEGKSKKQKK, encoded by the exons ATGAGTAGCGAGGTAGATGCTCTTAAAAATGTAGAAGGCTACAAACCTCCAGCAGAATTTGAGGAAGACAAAAGGGAATTTCTTACTGATATTTCTTTGACTGACTCTGAAGAGTTGTGGCTTATTCAATGGCCTGCTAACCAA GCCCCAGATTTTGATGGGCAAGAATTTTCTCTTCAACTTCACCCAGATGGACATATGGGCAGCTTTCAGGGTTCATCAG GAAAATCATATGATGTGATCAGCTGTGTGGCTCAAGAACCTGAGGCTTCTGTTTTTCTACCATCTTCATCGGACACCAGATTAG TTGGAAAGATTTCCCGGCGGATTTCTCTTGTGCATTACCCAGAACCTGAAGAACTCGAAAAGGCCACCATCCCTTTGAAATCACTGTACCAAAAATCTTCTGGAATTTCATTGACCAATTCCCGTCAAACTACGACATCCAGAGGCCCACACTCGAGCAGTAGAAGAACAACCTCTTCAAGAAGTAGCAAACCTAGAAGTTCAGTATCTGAATTCACAGAACCATCAAAGACTTCAAGTGTTAAACAGGAACTGGAATCTACCGAGTCCAGagatcataaaagaaaagattcaTCAAAAAGAAAACGCTTGCATGAACCTAGTAGATCAATTGATCACTCAACTCGAGATTCAGGACACGGTAATAGTGCAGTAACCTCCTCAGGGTCTGCTGAGAGATCTAGTGAAGGTAAatcaaaaaagcaaaagaaatgA
- the LOC101205357 gene encoding protein CUP-SHAPED COTYLEDON 2, whose protein sequence is MDVSSFSHYDSAASDNSNHHLPPGFRFHPTDEELITYYLLKKVLDTNFTGRAIAEVDLNKCEPWELPEKAKMGEKEWYFFSLRDRKYPTGLRTNRATEAGYWKATGKDREIYSVKTCSLVGMKKTLVFYRGRAPKGEKSNWVMHEYRLEGKFAYHYLSGSSKDEWVISRVFQKSGSGCGGATSSNGGSSKKARFIPGSINVYPEPSSPSSVSLPPLLDSSLYSAPATGTAASGNITDRDSCSYNSPTAREHVSCFSTTTAGGSFNMPNYDFATPSPLLAADPSPRFHRNIGLSAFPSLRSLQENLQLPFFYSPVNLCSPPVPVLNNGNDVAGCSSGGNWGVSDEPKVMNSTELDCMWSY, encoded by the exons ATGGATGTTTCCTCCTTTTCTCACTATGACTCCGCCGCCTCCGACAACTCCAACCACCACCTTCCCCCTGGCTTCCGCTTCCATCCCACCGATGAGGAACTCATCACTTACTACCTTCTCAAGAAGGTTCTTGATACTAATTTCACTGGTCGCGCCATTGCTGAAGTTGACCTCAACAAGTGCGAGCCTTGGGAGCTTCCTG AGAAAGCAAAGATGGGTGAAAAGGAGTGGTATTTCTTCAGCTTAAGAGATCGAAAGTATCCGACGGGTCTGCGAACGAATCGAGCGACGGAGGCTGGGTACTGGAAGGCGACGGGGAAAGATAGGGAAATATACAGTGTGAAAACATGTTCATTGGTAGGGATGAAGAAGACGTTAGTGTTTTATAGAGGAAGAGCAccaaaaggggaaaaaagcaATTGGGTTATGCATGAATATCGACTTGAAGGCAAATTTGCTTATCATTACCTCTCTGGATCTTCAAAG GATGAGTGGGTAATTTCGAGGGTGTTTCAAAAGAGTGGCTCCGGTTGCGGCGGAGCCACCTCCAGCAACGGCGGAAGTTCAAAGAAAGCGCGGTTCATTCCCGGTTCAATAAACGTATACCCGGAACCAAGTTCGCCGTCGTCGGTGTCTCTCCCGCCGCTTCTCGACTCATCACTCTACTCAGCTCCGGCGACCGGCACGGCGGCGTCTGGTAACATAACCGACCGTGACAGCTGCTCGTACAATAGCCCAACGGCAAGAGAGCACGTGTCCTGTTTCTCCACCACCACCGCTGGCGGTAGCTTCAACATGCCAAATTACGATTTTGCCACTCCGTCGCCACTCCTCGCAGCCGATCCCTCTCCCCGGTTCCACCGTAACATCGGTCTGTCGGCGTTCCCAAGTCTCCGGAGCCTGCAGGAGAATCTCCAACTCCCATTCTTCTACTCGCCGGTAAACCTGTGTTCTCCACCAGTTCCGGTGCTCAACAACGGGAACGATGTGGCTGGGTGTAGCTCCGGCGGAAATTGGGGTGTCTCCGATGAACCGAAAGTCATGAACTCCACTGAACTTGACTGCATGTGGTCCTACTGA
- the LOC101213054 gene encoding uncharacterized protein LOC101213054: MEEFSVNDPTRLLQAAANFANYPGVRTDASVKEFLDRFPLPAIINALQTKAEFPGLEDTLVACLDRIFKTKYGASLIPHYMPFVQVGLQADSQTVRTLACKTVTRLLQESDETALSPIQLIIDYGIYPLLLDCLLNGNEQVANSSMDSIKTLAAFPQGMEIIIPSNKTEATHLGTVASTCSSLGRVRVMALVVKLFSVSSSVASAVYNANLLSLLESEINNSKDTLVTLSVLELLYELVEIEHGTKFLPRTSFLQLLGSIISNSSAESILRSRAMVICGRLLSKENIFSLVDESCLRNLISAVDGILGSSEGEDVNVSEAAIEALGQIGSSTWGATLLLSSFPTCVKHVIYAAFDRHEHGKQLAAMHALGNIFGEGRSENDIMLNDNAEENLRDLIYQIASRSSKMTPSGLFLAVLQQDSEIRLASYRMITGLVARPWCLTEICSKQDIVNIVGDASSETTKIGMEARYNCCLAIHKAFMSSPRLTGDPALAGIASKLQEAVRNGPYLNRRNVETQPAIMTAERF; this comes from the exons ATGGAGGAATTTTCTGTTAATGATCCGACTCGGCTACTCCAAGCAGCTGCAAACTTCGCTAATTATCCCG GTGTTCGGACTGATGCGTCGGTTAAGGAATTTCTCGACCGCTTCCCCCTTCCCGCCATCATCAA TGCTTTACAAACAAAAGCAGAATTTCCTGGTCTAGAGGATACTTTGGTTGCATGTCTTGACAGGATATTCAAAACCAAGTATGGAGCTTCTCTTATACCGCATTACATG CCTTTTGTACAGGTTGGACTACAGGCAGATTCTCAAACAGTTAGAACCTTAGCTTGTAAAACG GTTACTCGCCTCTTGCAGGAGTCTGATGAAACTGCTCTTTCGCCTATACAACTAATTATTGACTATGGCATCTATCCACTTTTGCTAGACTGCCTTCTGAATGG TAACGAACAAGTTGCTAACTCATCGATGGATTCAATTAAGACATTGGCTGCATTTCCACAGGGGATG GAAATCATCATCCCATCAAATAAAACAGAAGCAACACACCTAGGGACTGTAGCTTCAACATGTTCATCTCTG GGAAGAGTTCGAGTCATGGCATTGGTAGTGAAGCTATTTTCAGTTTCTAGCTCTGTGGCATCGGCAGTATACAATGCAAATTTACTAAGCCTACTGGAAAGTGAAATCAATAATTCAAAGGACACACTTGTAACTTTAAGTGTCTTGGAACTCTTGTATGAG CTAGTGGAGATTGAACACGGTACAAAGTTCTTGCCAAGGACCAGCTTTCTCCAACTACTAGGCTCTATAATCAG CAACTCATCAGCAGAGTCTATTCTACGATCAAGAGCCATGGTCATTTGTGGAAGACTTTTGTCCAAAGAGAACATCTTCTCGCTTGTAGATGAATCAT GTCTGCGGAATTTGATATCTGCTGTAGATGGAATTCTTGGGTCATCTGAAGGAGAGGATGTAAATGTATCTGAAGCTGCAATTGAAGCACTGGGTCAAATTGGGTCCA GCACATGGGGAGCCACCTTACTGCTGTCAAGTTTTCCAACCTGTGTGAAGCATGTAATTTATGCAGCATTTGATCGGCATGAACATGGTAAACAGCTG GCAGCCATGCATGCTCTTGGTAACATCTTCGGGGAAGGTCGATCAGAGAATGATATTATGCTAAATGATAATGCAGAAGAAAATTTGCGGGATTTGATATATCAAATTGCATCCAGAAGTTCAAAAATGACACCCTCA GGTCTTTTTCTAGCTGTCCTTCAACAGGACTCTGAGATTCGCTTGGCG AGTTACAGAATGATAACTGGGTTGGTCGCTCGACCTTGGTGTCTAACAGAGATCTGCTCGAAACAAGACATAGTAAATATAGTTGGTGATGCAAGTTCTGAGACTACTAAAatag GAATGGAAGCTAGATATAACTGTTGTTTGGCTATCCATAAGGCCTTCATGTCTTCACCTAGGCTTACTGGCGATCCTGCTCTTGCTGGAATAGCTTCAAAG CTGCAGGAAGCGGTTAGAAATGGTCCATATCTTAATAGAAGGAATGTTGAAACTCAACCAGCTATAATGACAGCTGAAAGATTTTAA